The following are from one region of the Methanocella sp. genome:
- a CDS encoding NAD-binding protein, which translates to MSGAGEGVASQPKLNKPVILWRKYIQRTWHIIEWPAILLFLMIVLAAGYFGLKNYYSSLGQIRSLPDILYSLLQLFIMGSNLASGSINFELEIVRLLAPIFPFYMIIMLFGRVFQERLQQFYLKWLVRDHVIICGMNPRALLLAKDFYERGYRIVVVDNGLTPGMREKCRDLDAIVLAGSGSDPEILRKAKVDVARYIIAVLDNEGVNAEAAVNAGRLSGESKSKVLTCYVHIADIRLWSLLRGFQLRMGKPDAFRVEFINSYNSGARVLLGKYPAPAEGIMIIGPGKIGENIAVEAARGWYYSGVRGKPRLVLVDRGAKDMKERLSLYYPRMAEACDITALDIDILSPEFLRGDMLAHLFKDYSRLRTYFCHGDDVSGVLIALSILPHIQHTSGQTVLCIEQDSGLAGMVQGEGLEIFPLLNEAYRHEVLLGGINAILARAIHEDYLQKQGEAGAVSNPSMVPWDELPEDLKESNRRSADGIMARLKAVGCDIMPLNDWGARLIEFSAEEVETMSIMEHDRWVRERLLQGYKYAPGPKNLEKKTSPYILDWDKLPEDIKDLDRNVVRSVPSFLAREGFQVCRIESVPEVRTIASPPTAL; encoded by the coding sequence ATGAGCGGTGCCGGAGAAGGGGTGGCTTCACAGCCAAAACTAAATAAGCCCGTCATTTTATGGCGAAAATACATCCAGCGCACGTGGCATATCATTGAATGGCCCGCGATCCTGCTCTTCTTGATGATCGTTCTGGCGGCCGGATACTTCGGGCTAAAGAACTATTATAGCTCGCTCGGGCAGATAAGGTCGCTTCCGGATATCCTCTACTCGCTACTGCAGCTCTTTATAATGGGCTCGAACCTTGCCAGCGGCTCGATTAACTTCGAGCTCGAGATCGTCCGCCTGCTGGCCCCGATCTTTCCTTTTTACATGATCATCATGCTCTTCGGGAGGGTGTTCCAGGAAAGGCTACAGCAATTTTATTTAAAATGGCTCGTCCGGGACCACGTGATCATCTGCGGAATGAACCCTCGCGCCCTGTTACTGGCTAAGGACTTTTATGAGCGCGGCTACCGTATCGTGGTCGTGGATAATGGCCTTACCCCAGGCATGCGGGAAAAGTGCCGTGATCTGGACGCCATCGTGCTGGCAGGGAGCGGCTCAGATCCTGAAATACTCAGAAAAGCGAAAGTCGATGTGGCCCGTTATATTATCGCTGTCCTGGACAACGAAGGCGTGAATGCGGAGGCGGCGGTCAATGCCGGCAGGCTCTCGGGAGAAAGTAAGAGCAAGGTCCTCACCTGCTACGTGCATATCGCGGATATCCGCCTGTGGAGCCTGCTCCGGGGCTTTCAGCTCAGGATGGGGAAGCCCGATGCGTTCCGCGTCGAGTTCATCAATAGCTATAACAGCGGCGCCCGCGTCCTGCTCGGAAAATATCCTGCCCCAGCCGAGGGAATAATGATCATCGGCCCGGGCAAGATCGGCGAGAACATCGCTGTCGAGGCGGCCCGGGGCTGGTACTATAGCGGGGTGAGGGGAAAACCCCGCCTCGTTCTGGTCGACAGGGGCGCGAAAGATATGAAAGAGCGCCTTTCCTTATATTATCCACGCATGGCGGAAGCGTGCGATATCACGGCCCTCGACATCGATATTCTATCGCCTGAATTTTTAAGGGGCGATATGCTGGCGCACCTCTTTAAGGATTATAGCCGGCTCCGGACCTATTTTTGCCATGGTGATGACGTGTCCGGCGTATTGATCGCACTCTCGATTCTTCCGCATATTCAGCATACTTCCGGCCAGACAGTCCTGTGCATAGAACAGGATTCCGGGCTTGCAGGCATGGTCCAGGGTGAGGGCCTGGAGATATTCCCGCTCTTAAACGAGGCCTACCGGCATGAAGTGTTACTGGGTGGCATCAACGCTATCCTGGCCCGGGCGATACACGAAGACTATCTCCAGAAACAGGGGGAGGCAGGCGCCGTATCGAACCCGTCGATGGTGCCGTGGGATGAGCTGCCCGAAGACCTGAAGGAGTCCAACCGGCGCAGCGCCGACGGCATCATGGCCCGTCTCAAGGCGGTCGGCTGTGACATCATGCCGCTGAATGACTGGGGGGCCCGGCTCATCGAGTTCTCGGCCGAAGAGGTCGAGACGATGTCCATAATGGAGCACGACCGCTGGGTAAGAGAAAGATTATTACAGGGCTACAAATATGCTCCCGGCCCGAAGAATCTGGAAAAGAAGACCAGTCCCTATATCCTGGACTGGGATAAGCTTCCCGAAGATATCAAGGATCTGGACCGGAATGTGGTCCGGAGTGTGCCCTCTTTCCTGGCGCGCGAGGGGTTTCAGGTCTGCCGTATTGAAAGCGTCCCGGAGGTAAGGACGATAGCGAGCCCTCCCACCGCTTTATGA
- a CDS encoding tyrosine-type recombinase/integrase produces MKQSRVSLYKAAKNQQVVGAEDVGNLPRSIYDIRDMGTPVIGYDTRKYHMSNKNNITRLEAHLSSHNLGKKTKETTIRAVMDIIRNYAITEPSQANAEKLKNQMLARGGKANSIRLYLIALRHWARSQGRDIEIVSEKKKRTGKYQDAVAMPHLDVPDPKAKIIDPATRFKLLHDPEMCLRDRAIFWVLFTTGMRPGEAAALTMDCILHDTKRLHVQHTKTQRDRIASLTDEAYGVLMEYVAERNLWLAQNGYNSDYMFVVREGKPINPDSIRQIWYRTKKRHHIEGRFYPYRARHTAITAMANIPGNNLRDVQKQVGQRSLEVLEHYLATDANAFQKRLNEGMAY; encoded by the coding sequence TATGATATACGGGACATGGGAACGCCGGTGATAGGCTATGATACGAGGAAGTATCATATGTCTAATAAAAACAATATAACGAGGTTGGAGGCGCATTTAAGCAGCCATAACCTTGGTAAAAAAACGAAGGAAACGACCATTCGTGCCGTGATGGATATCATCAGGAATTACGCCATTACGGAGCCCTCGCAGGCGAATGCGGAGAAGCTGAAGAACCAAATGCTCGCCCGGGGTGGGAAGGCGAATTCCATCCGGCTATACCTCATCGCCCTAAGGCACTGGGCCCGGTCGCAGGGCCGGGACATCGAGATTGTCAGTGAGAAGAAAAAGCGGACGGGGAAGTATCAGGACGCGGTGGCCATGCCGCACCTCGACGTCCCGGACCCGAAGGCCAAAATCATCGACCCGGCCACGCGTTTTAAATTGCTCCACGACCCCGAGATGTGCCTACGCGACCGTGCAATATTTTGGGTGCTCTTCACGACCGGCATGCGTCCCGGCGAGGCGGCGGCCCTTACCATGGATTGTATCCTGCACGATACGAAGCGCCTGCACGTCCAGCACACCAAGACGCAGAGGGACCGGATTGCTTCGCTCACCGACGAAGCTTATGGCGTCCTCATGGAGTATGTGGCTGAACGGAATCTGTGGCTGGCGCAGAACGGCTACAACAGCGATTATATGTTCGTGGTCCGGGAAGGGAAGCCGATAAACCCGGATAGCATCCGGCAGATATGGTACCGCACGAAGAAGAGGCACCACATCGAGGGCCGGTTTTACCCCTATCGCGCACGCCACACGGCGATTACAGCGATGGCCAACATTCCCGGGAACAATCTCCGGGACGTCCAGAAGCAGGTCGGACAACGCTCGCTGGAAGTCCTCGAACACTATCTGGCGACGGATGCTAATGCCTTCCAGAAGAGGCTGAATGAGGGTATGGCCTATTAA